One genomic segment of Mesoterricola silvestris includes these proteins:
- a CDS encoding acyl-CoA dehydrogenase family protein gives MLKIPVNPEMEPSGLDSRFSALTPTEPSQRQPFDRDWWRDIGASGMWRIPVPPAMGGVGLSWVKFGSALFDLGLKMPDLGLLLSLVAHAGMIRMVMIFADDEQEAELLPGLMDGRCIGATAITEQSGGSDVRAIRTTAVPAGDGYRITGRKCHVTNAPTADTLIVVSKIATHKEEASEVGLFLFDRHCSGVSFETPEDMIGHQSSPTGGFTMDAMDVGPVSLLGGKTFPLEHLFKALALDRALYAVCCSAVMESALERSLQRTTSREAFGKQLIEHQYVQKHLTDIILAKDVARVIGFEALAKIDADSPDQILACSIAKLVASDGLITATQACMHAHGHEGYLQNEISRMALDALGSWFAAGTNDIQRLSILKQHLRLRRGNSA, from the coding sequence ATGTTAAAAATTCCGGTGAATCCAGAGATGGAGCCATCCGGCCTGGATTCCAGGTTCTCTGCACTCACCCCAACCGAACCCAGCCAAAGGCAACCTTTTGACCGTGATTGGTGGCGCGACATCGGGGCATCCGGAATGTGGCGGATTCCAGTGCCGCCAGCCATGGGAGGAGTGGGTCTTTCCTGGGTAAAGTTCGGGAGCGCACTGTTCGACTTGGGGCTCAAAATGCCGGACTTGGGGCTGCTCCTGTCTCTCGTGGCCCATGCTGGAATGATCCGAATGGTCATGATCTTCGCGGATGATGAGCAGGAGGCGGAACTCCTGCCCGGCCTGATGGATGGCCGCTGCATCGGAGCCACGGCCATTACCGAACAATCCGGTGGTTCAGATGTTCGGGCAATCCGCACCACTGCTGTCCCCGCCGGTGACGGCTACCGGATCACAGGCCGGAAATGCCATGTAACCAACGCGCCAACCGCGGACACCCTCATTGTGGTTTCAAAAATTGCCACCCATAAGGAAGAGGCTTCAGAAGTAGGTCTCTTCCTGTTCGATCGCCACTGCAGCGGTGTCTCCTTTGAAACCCCGGAGGACATGATCGGGCACCAAAGCAGTCCGACGGGAGGCTTCACCATGGATGCGATGGATGTGGGGCCGGTCAGCTTGCTGGGGGGGAAAACATTTCCCTTGGAACATCTCTTCAAGGCGCTCGCTCTGGACCGTGCCCTCTATGCGGTGTGCTGCTCTGCGGTCATGGAATCCGCTCTTGAGCGTTCCCTTCAGCGGACAACGAGCCGTGAAGCCTTCGGGAAGCAGCTCATCGAGCACCAGTACGTCCAGAAGCACCTTACAGACATCATCCTCGCCAAGGATGTGGCCAGGGTGATCGGGTTCGAGGCACTCGCGAAAATTGATGCCGATTCCCCTGACCAGATCCTGGCGTGTTCCATTGCCAAACTCGTCGCCAGTGATGGCCTGATCACGGCAACCCAGGCATGCATGCACGCACATGGGCACGAAGGGTACCTCCAAAACGAAATTTCACGCATGGCCCTTGACGCACTTGGGTCGTGGTTTGCCGCTGGCACCAACGACATACAACGGCTGAGCATTCTCAAACAGCACCTGAGACTACGGAGGGGCAACAGTGCCTGA
- a CDS encoding GxxExxY protein: MEGRVVVEVKGIQALSEVDVAQGLNYLRATGLPTCLLINFGKAKIEVRRLGMKPGEGTGGMELEVKDVQ; this comes from the coding sequence GTGGAAGGGCGGGTCGTCGTAGAGGTCAAGGGCATCCAGGCCCTGAGCGAGGTTGATGTCGCTCAGGGCCTGAATTACCTGAGGGCCACCGGCCTTCCAACTTGCCTTCTCATCAATTTCGGCAAGGCGAAGATCGAGGTTCGAAGGCTGGGAATGAAGCCTGGCGAGGGTACCGGGGGCATGGAACTCGAGGTCAAGGACGTTCAATAA
- a CDS encoding transposase: MTRGKLRGLITCVGSQTKWTSIQVPQGGGWMPRSLLADVMWDKLVPLLPPEKGETGRPTNAHRPWLEAILWKHRTGAPWRDLPEEFGSWRSIYSRFNRWSKVGRGGLSTKVHLICDSHCGRAGRRRGQGHPGPERG; encoded by the coding sequence ATGACAAGGGGAAAGTTGCGGGGCCTCATCACCTGTGTCGGGTCTCAAACCAAATGGACAAGTATCCAGGTTCCACAAGGAGGTGGCTGGATGCCGAGGAGCCTTCTGGCCGACGTGATGTGGGACAAGTTGGTTCCGTTGCTGCCGCCAGAGAAGGGCGAGACGGGGCGACCCACCAACGCGCACCGGCCTTGGCTTGAGGCCATTCTGTGGAAGCATCGGACGGGAGCTCCTTGGAGAGATCTTCCTGAGGAGTTCGGGTCATGGAGGAGCATTTACAGTCGGTTCAATCGCTGGAGCAAGGTAGGGCGAGGTGGATTGTCCACCAAAGTGCACCTGATCTGCGATAGCCACTGTGGAAGGGCGGGTCGTCGTAGAGGTCAAGGGCATCCAGGCCCTGAGCGAGGTTGA
- a CDS encoding BlaI/MecI/CopY family transcriptional regulator, producing MNHPLPRPTDGELAILRVLWERGPSTVRQIHEVLAGEKDLGYTSVLKLLQVMTEKNLVTRDDRERSHVYQAAQSAERTREHLVGDLLDRAFGGSAAKLVIQALSSRKTSRAELDEIRALLDRAEGRKS from the coding sequence ATGAACCATCCCCTGCCCCGCCCCACCGACGGTGAACTGGCCATTCTCCGGGTGCTGTGGGAACGCGGACCCTCCACGGTCCGGCAGATCCACGAGGTGCTGGCGGGGGAGAAGGACCTGGGCTACACGTCGGTGCTGAAGCTGCTGCAGGTCATGACGGAAAAGAACCTGGTCACCCGGGACGATCGCGAGCGGTCCCACGTGTACCAGGCGGCCCAGAGCGCGGAACGCACCCGGGAGCACCTGGTGGGCGATCTGCTGGACCGGGCCTTCGGCGGATCCGCGGCGAAGCTGGTCATCCAGGCCCTTTCCTCCCGGAAGACGTCCCGGGCGGAACTGGACGAGATCCGGGCCCTGCTGGACCGGGCGGAAGGGAGGAAGTCATGA
- a CDS encoding M56 family metallopeptidase, with protein MTGFAASPLFQALGWTLVHSLWQGAGLGLLAWAGLRLLRSRTPGARYLLACGALGALPLASLATFALCWPAPLPQGVVLVADAAQAADWRGVLGAHLPQACAVWMAGVTVMGLRLLGGWYWIQRLRRTGAEPAPEVWARRAGALAERMGIPFPVGLLRSWSVDAPMVIGWIRPVILVPAAALAGLDPAALEAVLAHELAHVRRHDYLVNLMQSVVEALFFYHPAAWWISRQIRTEREHCCDDAAVELCGDPILYARALERLEDLRQTPEPNPALALAANGGVLMNRIKRLVLPNLPPSPLGRAGLLSVLAVTALGAASGLGLHQEPAPRAPEPTPKVERKIIHIEKKTDLDAKAKALEAKAEALARKVESSRKAAKADPELDRLQKEVREKAQELAAEARKLAKLEVRLPHLRVIEGREMELPELKELEELDGKASGNRVITMHLERRNAEVEELKAEIARLKARLDRLDMGVPAAPPAPPTPPAAPAPPTPPAPPVR; from the coding sequence ATGACGGGCTTTGCGGCATCTCCCCTCTTCCAGGCCCTGGGGTGGACCCTGGTCCATTCCCTCTGGCAGGGCGCGGGGCTGGGCCTTCTGGCCTGGGCCGGCCTGCGGCTGTTGCGGAGCCGGACGCCGGGGGCCCGGTACCTCCTGGCCTGCGGGGCCCTGGGGGCCCTGCCGCTGGCTTCCCTGGCCACCTTCGCGCTGTGCTGGCCGGCCCCGCTCCCCCAGGGGGTGGTGCTGGTGGCCGATGCGGCCCAGGCCGCGGACTGGCGCGGGGTCCTGGGCGCCCACCTGCCCCAGGCCTGCGCCGTGTGGATGGCGGGGGTCACGGTCATGGGGCTGCGGCTCCTGGGGGGCTGGTACTGGATCCAGCGCCTGCGCCGCACGGGCGCGGAGCCGGCGCCCGAGGTCTGGGCTCGGCGGGCCGGAGCCCTGGCGGAGCGCATGGGGATCCCCTTCCCCGTGGGCCTGCTCCGGTCCTGGTCCGTGGACGCGCCCATGGTCATCGGCTGGATCCGGCCGGTGATCCTGGTTCCGGCCGCGGCCCTGGCGGGCCTGGACCCCGCCGCCCTGGAGGCGGTCCTGGCCCATGAACTGGCCCACGTGCGGCGCCACGACTACCTGGTCAACCTCATGCAGTCGGTGGTGGAGGCGCTTTTCTTCTACCACCCCGCGGCCTGGTGGATCTCCCGCCAGATCCGCACCGAACGGGAGCACTGCTGCGACGACGCGGCGGTGGAACTCTGCGGCGATCCGATCCTCTACGCCCGCGCCCTGGAGCGCCTGGAGGACCTGCGCCAGACCCCTGAACCCAATCCCGCACTGGCCCTCGCGGCCAACGGAGGAGTCCTCATGAACCGCATCAAGCGCCTCGTCCTGCCCAACCTGCCCCCGTCCCCCCTGGGCCGCGCGGGCCTGCTGTCCGTCCTGGCCGTCACCGCCCTGGGGGCCGCCTCGGGCCTGGGCCTCCACCAGGAACCCGCGCCCCGGGCGCCGGAACCCACCCCCAAGGTGGAGCGGAAGATCATCCATATCGAGAAGAAGACCGACCTGGACGCCAAGGCCAAGGCCCTGGAAGCCAAGGCCGAAGCCCTGGCCCGGAAGGTCGAAAGCAGCCGCAAGGCGGCCAAGGCCGATCCCGAACTGGACCGCCTCCAGAAGGAGGTGCGGGAGAAGGCCCAGGAACTGGCCGCCGAGGCCCGCAAGCTCGCGAAGCTCGAGGTGCGCCTGCCTCACCTGCGGGTGATCGAAGGCCGGGAGATGGAGCTGCCCGAACTGAAGGAGCTGGAGGAGCTGGATGGCAAGGCCTCCGGGAACCGGGTGATCACCATGCACCTGGAACGCCGCAACGCCGAGGTGGAGGAGCTCAAGGCCGAGATCGCGCGCCTCAAGGCCCGCCTGGATCGCCTGGACATGGGCGTCCCCGCGGCGCCCCCGGCTCCGCCCACGCCTCCGGCGGCACCCGCGCCTCCCACTCCGCCCGCGCCTCCGGTCAGATGA
- a CDS encoding tetratricopeptide repeat protein, which translates to MRRIVLLLALFAAASTAVLEYRRNLRPSSLAPLQLRLASAEAFPGLTPLERRGFGVLLKDSLEYRTGLAVVESEAVLPGGPRDALTVALARTGGRIGMHLVLDRASRPQRAGDVWAETPAGAVGAALGWLGLEDGARGALLPRDPAAFWELARMTVSRPQGPIQGDLEVCAGILAREPGCAEAWLARARLLNNHILDDNRAPANLQDRCEQDYLTALALAPDCPRAATLFGRFRTEIGNQRAALDLLLGAVRRSPKAPRLYEAVAYAARSAGLLEGASRALARRDALSGPSRGEAEITENTYLYLGDLDRFEAVLGPGSSAQPDTLRDFYRGYVRLLRGDPPGAAGHFRRAAFTPGGNRAFMDLAGVYVLALDGRRDEALDVLRRLWAERVPIRIPDGEFTFKLAEAFGYLGSPSEAQDVANRAFAQGFGCLRWYEHSPFLACARGTLRWAALEQHLKERLALMEASYPRKKFNF; encoded by the coding sequence ATGCGACGCATCGTGCTGCTTCTCGCCCTGTTCGCGGCCGCCTCCACGGCGGTGCTGGAGTACCGGCGCAACCTCCGGCCCTCCTCCCTGGCCCCCCTGCAGCTCCGCCTGGCTTCCGCCGAGGCCTTCCCGGGCCTCACGCCCCTGGAGCGGCGCGGGTTCGGAGTGCTCCTCAAGGACAGCCTGGAGTATCGAACGGGCCTGGCGGTGGTGGAAAGCGAGGCCGTCCTCCCCGGCGGTCCCCGGGACGCCCTCACGGTGGCCCTGGCGCGCACCGGGGGGAGGATCGGGATGCACCTGGTCCTGGACCGGGCCAGCCGGCCCCAGCGGGCCGGCGACGTGTGGGCCGAAACCCCCGCCGGGGCCGTGGGCGCCGCCCTGGGGTGGCTGGGCCTGGAGGACGGCGCCCGGGGCGCCCTGCTCCCCCGGGATCCGGCCGCCTTCTGGGAACTGGCGCGCATGACCGTATCCCGGCCCCAGGGACCCATCCAGGGGGACCTGGAGGTGTGCGCCGGGATCCTCGCCCGGGAGCCCGGCTGCGCCGAGGCCTGGCTCGCCCGGGCCCGGCTGCTCAACAACCACATCCTGGACGACAACCGGGCCCCGGCCAACCTGCAGGACCGCTGCGAACAGGACTACCTCACCGCCCTGGCCCTGGCCCCCGACTGCCCCCGGGCCGCGACCCTCTTCGGCCGCTTCCGCACGGAAATCGGGAACCAGCGCGCCGCCCTGGACCTGCTCCTGGGGGCCGTGCGCCGGAGCCCCAAGGCGCCCAGGCTCTACGAGGCCGTGGCCTACGCCGCCCGCAGCGCGGGCCTCCTGGAGGGCGCCTCCCGGGCCCTGGCCCGCCGGGACGCCCTGTCCGGCCCCAGCCGGGGCGAGGCGGAGATCACCGAGAACACCTACCTGTACCTGGGGGACCTGGACCGCTTCGAGGCCGTCCTGGGCCCGGGTTCCAGTGCCCAACCCGATACCCTCCGGGACTTCTACCGGGGCTACGTGCGGCTGCTCCGGGGGGACCCCCCCGGCGCCGCCGGGCACTTCCGCCGCGCCGCCTTCACCCCCGGCGGCAACCGCGCCTTCATGGACCTGGCCGGCGTGTACGTCCTCGCCCTGGACGGCCGGCGGGACGAGGCCCTGGACGTGCTGCGCCGCCTCTGGGCGGAGCGCGTTCCCATCCGCATCCCCGACGGGGAATTCACCTTCAAGCTGGCCGAGGCCTTCGGGTACCTGGGCAGCCCCTCCGAAGCCCAGGACGTGGCCAACCGCGCCTTCGCCCAGGGTTTCGGGTGCCTGCGCTGGTACGAGCACAGCCCCTTCCTGGCCTGCGCCCGGGGCACCCTCCGGTGGGCGGCCCTGGAGCAGCACCTGAAGGAGCGCCTGGCGCTCATGGAAGCGAGCTACCCCAGGAAAAAGTTCAATTTCTGA
- a CDS encoding S1C family serine protease, with protein MDLRQVAMRVAVLLSLPLAAQEPYERPQLKLTPAEQETVDFNRKLAKPRTVTPRPALTPAERARADAFKRARNSVVFIRSITRGWYESTQGDQIAIPPASGTGFVWDNLGHVVTNHHVITFENLNLDTPRSEAEDLQVTLADGRVFKAVVIGRNLAQDIAVLHVFAPLDALKPLPIGSAKDLIVGQDVLAIGNPFGLDHTLTSGIVSGLGRPIVTSFQTHISDAIQTDAAINPGNSGGPLLDRAGRLVGMNTAITSTTGGSSGVGFAIPVETLNRVVPLLIAKGQTYRPVLGFATLPSQVSPEWGITRGIAVRSVDPGGIAEKAGLRGITLKPGVEKPTKVEDCVLGDVIIGINGVRMDLDIALMDFLEMIPPDQTLEFEVLREGKPMKILMKPGKAPGTSQKT; from the coding sequence ATGGACCTGAGGCAAGTCGCGATGCGCGTGGCCGTGCTGCTGAGCCTGCCCCTGGCCGCCCAGGAACCCTACGAGCGCCCCCAACTCAAGCTCACGCCCGCCGAGCAGGAAACCGTGGATTTCAACCGCAAGCTGGCCAAGCCCCGCACCGTCACGCCCCGGCCGGCCCTCACGCCCGCCGAGCGCGCCCGGGCCGACGCGTTCAAACGGGCCCGCAATTCCGTGGTGTTCATCCGCTCCATCACCCGGGGCTGGTACGAAAGCACCCAGGGCGACCAGATCGCCATCCCCCCGGCTTCGGGCACGGGCTTCGTGTGGGACAACCTGGGCCACGTGGTCACCAACCACCACGTGATCACCTTCGAGAACCTGAACCTCGACACCCCCCGCAGCGAGGCGGAGGATCTCCAGGTGACGCTGGCCGACGGGCGCGTCTTCAAGGCCGTGGTCATCGGGCGGAACCTGGCCCAGGATATCGCGGTGCTCCACGTCTTCGCGCCGCTGGACGCGCTCAAGCCGCTTCCCATCGGCTCCGCCAAGGACCTGATCGTGGGCCAGGACGTCCTGGCCATCGGCAACCCCTTCGGCCTGGACCACACGCTCACCTCGGGCATCGTTTCCGGCCTGGGCCGGCCCATCGTCACGAGCTTCCAGACCCACATCTCCGACGCCATCCAGACCGACGCGGCCATCAACCCGGGCAATTCGGGCGGCCCCCTCCTGGACCGGGCCGGGCGGCTCGTGGGCATGAACACGGCCATCACGTCCACCACCGGGGGCAGTTCCGGGGTCGGCTTCGCCATCCCCGTGGAGACCCTCAACCGGGTGGTGCCCCTGCTCATCGCCAAGGGCCAGACCTACCGGCCCGTCCTGGGCTTCGCGACCCTGCCCTCCCAGGTGTCGCCCGAATGGGGCATCACGCGCGGCATCGCCGTGCGCAGCGTGGACCCCGGCGGCATCGCCGAAAAGGCCGGCCTGCGGGGCATCACGCTCAAACCGGGCGTCGAGAAGCCCACGAAGGTGGAGGACTGCGTCCTGGGCGACGTGATCATCGGCATCAACGGCGTGCGCATGGACCTCGATATCGCTCTCATGGACTTCCTGGAAATGATCCCCCCCGACCAGACCCTGGAATTCGAAGTGCTGCGGGAGGGCAAGCCCATGAAGATCCTTATGAAGCCCGGCAAGGCCCCCGGGACGAGCCAGAAGACGTGA
- a CDS encoding hemerythrin domain-containing protein, producing the protein MQLDEKKEREAWKVMPVPDLVRHLVGTCHLECRSDMAELETLAELIALEEGPRNPTLVEIRDMITRFCATMRAHLALEERNLFPHILAMDAGEVPEGRREHLDSVKTLLEGEHEAEAGLLRSIRGLASALAATTTPGGPETRLHESIKHLAGRLQKHLYLENQVLFPRTR; encoded by the coding sequence GTGCAACTGGACGAGAAGAAGGAACGCGAGGCCTGGAAGGTGATGCCCGTGCCGGATCTGGTGCGGCACCTGGTGGGGACCTGCCACCTGGAATGCCGGTCGGACATGGCCGAGCTGGAGACCCTGGCCGAACTCATCGCCTTGGAGGAGGGCCCGCGCAACCCCACCCTGGTGGAGATCCGGGACATGATCACCCGCTTCTGCGCCACCATGCGCGCCCACCTGGCCCTGGAGGAGCGCAACCTCTTCCCCCACATCCTGGCCATGGACGCAGGGGAGGTTCCCGAGGGCCGCAGGGAGCACCTGGATTCGGTCAAGACCCTCCTGGAGGGGGAACACGAGGCCGAGGCCGGGCTGCTCCGCAGCATCCGCGGCCTGGCCTCGGCCCTGGCCGCCACCACCACCCCCGGGGGCCCCGAGACCCGGCTCCACGAGTCCATCAAGCACCTCGCCGGGCGCCTCCAGAAACATCTCTACCTGGAAAACCAGGTGCTTTTCCCCAGGACACGCTAG
- a CDS encoding CoA transferase subunit A has translation MFNKPILSPADAASKIRDGQVLMSGGFMGCGAPHTLIQALRARNLRDLTLISTDTAMHDLRTGRVTGIGHLVRDRVFRRIIASHIGLNQETQRQMNAGETVVDLVPQGTLAERIRAGGAGLGGFLTPTGLGTEVAEGKQVITVEGRDYLLELPLRADVAIIKAKVGDRAGNLAYAGTARNFNPMMATAADLVIAEVEELVDIGALDPNFVHTPSIFVDFLVRAERLEM, from the coding sequence GTGTTCAACAAGCCCATCCTCTCCCCAGCCGATGCAGCTTCGAAGATCCGGGACGGCCAGGTGCTCATGTCCGGGGGCTTCATGGGGTGCGGCGCGCCCCACACCCTCATCCAGGCATTGCGGGCGCGCAACCTCAGGGACCTGACCCTCATCAGCACCGACACGGCCATGCACGATCTCAGGACCGGCCGGGTCACGGGCATCGGCCACCTGGTGCGCGACCGCGTCTTCCGGCGCATCATCGCCAGCCACATCGGCCTGAACCAGGAAACCCAGCGCCAGATGAACGCCGGGGAGACCGTGGTGGACCTGGTGCCCCAGGGCACCCTGGCCGAGCGCATCCGCGCGGGGGGCGCGGGGCTCGGAGGCTTCCTCACGCCCACGGGCCTGGGCACCGAGGTGGCCGAGGGCAAGCAGGTCATCACGGTGGAGGGGCGGGACTACCTGCTGGAGCTGCCCCTGCGGGCCGACGTGGCCATCATCAAGGCCAAGGTCGGCGACCGCGCCGGGAACCTCGCCTACGCCGGCACCGCCCGGAACTTCAACCCCATGATGGCCACCGCCGCGGACCTGGTCATCGCCGAGGTGGAGGAGCTGGTGGACATCGGCGCCCTCGACCCCAATTTCGTGCACACGCCGTCGATCTTCGTGGACTTCCTGGTCAGGGCCGAACGCCTGGAGATGTGA
- a CDS encoding 3-oxoacid CoA-transferase subunit B, giving the protein MDYVPDKDVIARRIARIFRSGDVVNLGIGLPTQVVNHLPPGVAIILQSENGLMGLGPAPAPGQEDRDMVNAGGAPITVQPGGCFFDSATSFGIIRGGHVDYTVLGVLEVDQEGNLANYKVPGKMVPGMGGAMDLTIGARKVIAATLHFEPTGASRLRRRCALPLTAAREVDLVVTDLGLFEVKEGRFLLRECLGPYPPDWIRERTDADIDVADGAWPA; this is encoded by the coding sequence ATGGACTACGTGCCCGACAAGGACGTCATCGCGCGCCGCATCGCCCGCATCTTCCGCTCCGGGGACGTGGTCAACCTGGGCATCGGCCTGCCCACCCAGGTGGTGAACCACCTGCCCCCGGGCGTGGCCATCATCCTCCAGTCGGAGAACGGCCTCATGGGCCTGGGGCCCGCGCCCGCCCCGGGCCAGGAGGACCGGGACATGGTGAACGCCGGCGGCGCGCCCATCACGGTGCAGCCCGGGGGGTGCTTCTTCGATTCCGCCACGAGCTTCGGCATCATCCGCGGCGGCCACGTGGACTACACGGTGCTGGGCGTTCTGGAGGTGGACCAGGAGGGGAACCTGGCCAACTACAAGGTGCCCGGGAAGATGGTGCCCGGCATGGGCGGGGCCATGGACCTCACCATCGGCGCCCGCAAGGTCATCGCCGCCACCCTCCACTTCGAGCCCACCGGCGCCAGCCGCCTGCGGCGCCGCTGCGCCCTCCCCCTCACCGCGGCCCGGGAGGTGGACCTGGTGGTGACGGACCTGGGGCTGTTCGAGGTGAAGGAGGGGCGCTTCCTGCTGCGGGAATGCCTGGGGCCCTATCCCCCCGACTGGATCCGGGAGCGCACGGACGCGGACATCGACGTGGCGGACGGGGCCTGGCCGGCTTGA
- a CDS encoding class I SAM-dependent methyltransferase produces the protein MPQAKPSALLPDPDAPAPYTFERVQRDSDGGEVARLEAQNLLFEKARPLDQLPPTPPDGAILDLGSGTGFWSARLAERVPRGSLTCLDRSGELLDLARTRLERPGGPRTAFLLQDLRALDLPQGAFDLVFTSMTLAHVRELEEVLNHLARALKPGGWIACFEPVQQSRRFAEIHPPCPNLDFLMDRLLDMVESRGSDLSVSLKIAHHLDRLGLEEVALRNYGAALHGEDARVCLRDVFLPLAWAYLRHRWEPGLLERRMEAAAREAPAPHLWLDLRRAVTLARRPA, from the coding sequence TTGCCTCAGGCCAAGCCTTCGGCCTTGCTCCCCGACCCCGACGCCCCGGCGCCCTACACCTTCGAACGGGTCCAGCGGGACAGCGACGGCGGGGAGGTGGCCCGCCTGGAAGCCCAGAACCTCCTCTTCGAGAAGGCCCGCCCCCTGGACCAGCTTCCCCCCACGCCCCCCGACGGCGCCATCCTGGACCTGGGCTCGGGCACGGGGTTCTGGTCGGCGCGCCTCGCGGAGCGGGTTCCGCGGGGGAGCCTCACCTGCCTGGACCGCTCCGGGGAACTGCTGGACCTGGCCCGCACGCGCCTGGAGCGGCCCGGCGGGCCCCGGACGGCGTTCCTGCTCCAGGATCTGCGGGCCCTGGACCTGCCGCAGGGGGCCTTCGATCTGGTGTTCACCTCCATGACCCTCGCCCACGTGCGGGAACTGGAGGAGGTGCTGAACCACCTCGCCCGGGCCCTGAAGCCGGGGGGCTGGATCGCCTGCTTTGAACCGGTGCAGCAGTCCCGCCGCTTCGCGGAGATCCACCCCCCCTGCCCAAACCTGGACTTCCTCATGGACCGGCTGCTGGACATGGTGGAGTCCCGGGGCTCGGACCTCTCCGTCAGCCTGAAGATCGCCCATCACCTGGACCGCCTGGGCCTGGAGGAGGTGGCGCTGCGCAACTACGGGGCCGCCCTGCACGGGGAGGACGCCCGGGTTTGCCTGCGGGACGTGTTCCTGCCCCTGGCCTGGGCCTACCTGCGGCACCGGTGGGAGCCGGGCCTCCTGGAGCGGCGCATGGAAGCCGCCGCCCGGGAGGCGCCCGCGCCGCACCTGTGGCTGGATCTCAGGCGGGCCGTGACCCTGGCCCGGCGCCCGGCCTGA
- a CDS encoding DUF7768 domain-containing protein, producing the protein MVPSPASPRRDPWRELQARFGQGPWVLYLAGPLRGDGSTEAIRRNQVRMLARARLVQDLLPGAVLVVPHANFAFVDESGPGGLGVRARVLEACEALLLRCDALILCGGDLTPGMAREKAAAEKAGLPVLTLPETPALAGSARAGLRPGAGPGSRPA; encoded by the coding sequence ATGGTTCCGTCCCCCGCTTCCCCCCGGCGCGATCCCTGGCGCGAGCTCCAGGCGCGGTTCGGCCAGGGCCCCTGGGTGCTCTACCTGGCGGGCCCCCTGCGGGGCGACGGCTCCACGGAGGCGATCCGCCGCAACCAGGTGCGCATGCTGGCCCGGGCCCGGCTGGTGCAGGACCTCCTGCCCGGGGCCGTGCTGGTGGTGCCCCACGCCAATTTCGCCTTCGTGGACGAATCCGGCCCGGGGGGCCTGGGGGTCCGGGCCCGGGTGCTGGAGGCCTGCGAGGCGCTGCTCCTGCGGTGCGACGCCCTGATCCTCTGCGGCGGGGACCTGACCCCGGGCATGGCCCGGGAGAAGGCCGCCGCGGAGAAGGCCGGCCTGCCGGTCCTCACCCTCCCGGAGACCCCGGCCCTGGCCGGTTCGGCCAGGGCCGGACTCAGGCCGGGCGCCGGGCCAGGGTCACGGCCCGCCTGA
- a CDS encoding metallopeptidase family protein, whose protein sequence is MTRRRFEYVVARALEAIPEAFKPYLEGLPVVVEDEPSVELLETLGVPPGETLLGLFSGPAVGEEMQGSVLLPARITVFRLPHLADAENVLELEREVARTVLHEVAHRFGIGEERLEDLGLG, encoded by the coding sequence ATGACCCGGCGGCGGTTCGAGTACGTGGTGGCCAGGGCCCTGGAGGCCATTCCCGAGGCGTTCAAGCCCTACCTGGAGGGGTTGCCGGTGGTGGTGGAGGATGAACCGTCCGTGGAACTCCTGGAGACCCTGGGCGTCCCGCCGGGGGAAACGCTGCTCGGTCTCTTCTCCGGTCCGGCCGTGGGTGAAGAGATGCAGGGGTCCGTTTTGCTTCCCGCCCGGATCACCGTTTTCCGGCTTCCCCACCTGGCGGATGCCGAAAATGTCCTTGAGCTGGAACGGGAGGTGGCCCGTACCGTCCTCCACGAGGTGGCCCACCGTTTCGGCATCGGGGAGGAGCGGCTGGAGGACCTGGGCCTGGGCTGA